In Mesoaciditoga lauensis cd-1655R = DSM 25116, one genomic interval encodes:
- a CDS encoding class II glutamine amidotransferase: protein MCRMVSVISIKSVNIEPYFNALIEQAKNGSFSPHGDGWGMALYTQDEFVLKKSSKAIWQFKVNSEKAKIAIIHARKTTSSEIKTSFTHPFVSSSNGKDWSFAHNGSIKNFPKSSIIDTQFYFKRFLSHLSDNVDTVDAMKKAVEDIEKKYEYTSLNVLISNGEDLYAFRKVSKSDDDYHSIFYKVENDRAVFSTEKFGGNWKVLNNDEYAHAKTDGERILFEVKGW from the coding sequence ATGTGTAGAATGGTTTCAGTTATTTCAATTAAAAGTGTAAATATAGAACCTTATTTTAATGCCTTAATTGAACAGGCTAAGAATGGGAGTTTTTCTCCTCATGGAGACGGTTGGGGAATGGCCTTGTACACCCAGGATGAATTCGTGTTGAAAAAGAGTTCAAAGGCCATTTGGCAATTTAAAGTAAATTCAGAAAAAGCGAAAATAGCCATAATTCACGCGAGAAAAACAACTTCGTCAGAGATCAAAACATCATTTACCCATCCTTTCGTCTCATCAAGCAACGGAAAAGATTGGTCCTTTGCACACAACGGTTCTATCAAAAACTTCCCAAAATCATCCATCATAGACACTCAATTTTATTTTAAAAGATTCCTCTCACACCTGTCAGATAACGTTGATACCGTGGATGCCATGAAAAAAGCTGTCGAAGATATAGAGAAAAAGTATGAATACACTTCATTGAACGTTCTTATTTCAAACGGCGAAGATCTTTACGCTTTTAGAAAGGTGTCAAAATCAGACGATGATTATCATTCGATCTTTTACAAAGTGGAAAACGATCGTGCCGTTTTTTCAACGGAGAAATTCGGTGGGAATTGGAAAGTCTTAAACAACGATGAATACGCACATGCAAAAACGGACGGGGAAAGGATACTCTTCGAAGTGAAAGGATGGTGA
- a CDS encoding DUF2007 domain-containing protein, with protein MSKDNEDKWVVLELYENGIKAEIAKGFLEENGIFVQIRDSTVPYGGSAYFGQESPKELLVLKENLEEAKKLLEEIKNKNEKSEKEE; from the coding sequence ATGAGTAAAGATAATGAGGATAAATGGGTTGTGCTGGAACTGTACGAAAATGGAATTAAAGCTGAAATAGCAAAAGGATTTTTGGAGGAAAATGGAATTTTCGTTCAAATACGGGATTCCACCGTTCCTTACGGTGGAAGCGCGTACTTTGGTCAAGAAAGTCCAAAAGAATTACTGGTGTTAAAAGAAAATCTGGAAGAGGCAAAAAAGCTCCTCGAAGAAATCAAAAATAAAAATGAGAAGAGTGAAAAGGAGGAATAA
- the gcvT gene encoding glycine cleavage system aminomethyltransferase GcvT → MDLKKTPLNAEHKRLGAKMVDFGGWEMPVQYTSILEEHKAVRERAGVFDVSHMGEILVEGKDAIPFVDHLIVNSVSKLKSGQICYSPMCYENATIVDDLLAYRFSETKIFLVVNASNTDKDFDWIKKQSKDYDVEVTNLSDQYAQIAFQGPKAEEILNQISGVKLSDIEFYHFTTGRINGIECIVSRTGYTGEDGFELYFTPDAAEAMWRKLLEIGKPYDVKPAGLGARDTLRFEACYMLYGNDIDDTTTPLEAGLKWTIDFSKKDFNGKEVLVKQKEEGLTRRLRGLEISKGIARHGYKVFSADGKEIGYVTSGTKSPTLGKSLAMAYLAKGYTKLGTEVFVEIHGKRVSANVIKMPFYRGSVKSGK, encoded by the coding sequence ATGGACCTTAAAAAGACGCCTCTTAACGCGGAACACAAGAGGCTAGGCGCAAAGATGGTAGACTTCGGTGGTTGGGAGATGCCTGTTCAGTACACTTCTATCCTGGAAGAACACAAAGCTGTAAGGGAGAGGGCAGGCGTTTTTGATGTCTCTCACATGGGAGAAATTCTAGTAGAAGGAAAAGATGCAATACCATTTGTCGATCATCTGATCGTGAACTCCGTTTCCAAACTCAAAAGTGGGCAGATTTGTTACAGCCCTATGTGCTACGAAAACGCAACCATCGTGGATGACCTTTTGGCTTACAGATTTTCAGAAACAAAGATTTTCCTCGTTGTAAACGCTTCAAACACGGATAAAGATTTTGACTGGATAAAGAAACAAAGCAAGGACTACGATGTCGAAGTTACCAACCTTTCAGATCAATACGCGCAAATTGCGTTTCAGGGACCAAAAGCAGAAGAAATATTGAACCAAATTTCAGGAGTAAAGCTTTCAGACATAGAATTCTATCATTTCACCACTGGTAGAATAAACGGTATTGAATGCATCGTTTCAAGAACGGGTTACACAGGTGAAGACGGTTTTGAATTGTATTTCACCCCAGACGCGGCAGAAGCCATGTGGAGAAAGTTACTGGAAATTGGAAAGCCGTACGACGTCAAGCCAGCAGGACTTGGTGCCAGGGATACACTCAGATTCGAAGCTTGCTACATGCTCTATGGAAACGACATAGATGATACGACCACTCCATTGGAAGCTGGATTAAAATGGACGATAGATTTCAGCAAGAAAGATTTCAACGGCAAAGAGGTATTGGTAAAACAAAAGGAAGAAGGCTTAACCCGCAGATTAAGGGGATTGGAAATTTCCAAAGGAATAGCTCGCCATGGATACAAGGTGTTTTCGGCGGATGGAAAAGAGATAGGTTACGTCACAAGCGGCACGAAATCCCCAACGTTGGGTAAATCTTTGGCCATGGCCTATTTGGCGAAGGGATACACAAAGCTTGGAACGGAAGTTTTCGTGGAAATACATGGAAAACGTGTGAGTGCGAATGTGATAAAAATGCCTTTCTATAGAGGTAGCGTAAAATCCGGAAAATAA
- the gcvH gene encoding glycine cleavage system protein GcvH: MKKYTESHEWVELDGKVATVGISDHAQNELGDIVYVELPEVGKEVKAGETLCSVESVKSASDVYAPVSGKVVEVNEELENAPETINKSAEKDGWIAKIEVSDPSELDKLLSEEEYKKKIAE, encoded by the coding sequence ATGAAAAAATACACCGAATCTCACGAATGGGTCGAACTGGATGGAAAAGTTGCGACGGTAGGAATTTCCGATCACGCTCAAAACGAACTTGGAGACATAGTTTACGTTGAATTACCAGAAGTTGGAAAAGAAGTAAAAGCTGGCGAAACACTTTGCTCAGTTGAATCCGTGAAATCCGCAAGCGACGTTTACGCGCCGGTAAGTGGAAAAGTCGTTGAAGTAAACGAAGAACTCGAAAACGCACCAGAAACGATAAACAAATCCGCCGAAAAAGATGGCTGGATAGCGAAAATAGAAGTTTCCGATCCTTCTGAATTGGACAAATTGTTAAGTGAAGAGGAATACAAAAAAAAGATAGCTGAATAA
- the gcvPA gene encoding aminomethyl-transferring glycine dehydrogenase subunit GcvPA yields the protein MNSYIPHTEDEVEEMLKAIGVKSVNELFSPLPQDRRVKTMGLDDPKDEYSVFLKLKELASKNADAQRYTYFMGGGIYNHVIPSAVHQIVSRGDFYTAYTPYQAEVSQGSLQMMFEFQTMMCELTGMGISNASMYDGASATAEAALMAARFMKKDKILVADSLHPEYLQTINTYVSGPQLKIETIQHDESGMLSVEDLKAKIDEETAGVIVQYPNFFGVIEDLKAIREASKDVLMIVVVNPISLGVLEAPGNFGADIVTGDGQPLGIPMNFGGPSFGIFAIRDDKRLVRTMPGRIIGETVDVDGKRGYVMTLQAREQHIRRAKATSNICSNHALGTLYAATYLSLVGPEGLREIGENNISKSHYLLERLEKTGHFKRKFSGEFFNEFVVETDLNIFKLKRKLLKNDIIGPLDLGMFGGTKSKLKKLLSKNDLLFCTTEANTAEDIERLLSVVEAM from the coding sequence ATGAACTCTTACATTCCTCACACAGAAGACGAAGTCGAGGAAATGTTAAAAGCGATAGGAGTCAAAAGCGTAAACGAACTTTTCTCTCCTCTTCCTCAAGACAGACGCGTTAAAACCATGGGGTTAGATGATCCCAAAGATGAATACAGCGTCTTTTTGAAGTTAAAAGAATTGGCTTCAAAAAACGCGGATGCGCAGCGTTACACTTATTTTATGGGTGGTGGCATATACAACCATGTGATTCCTTCCGCCGTTCACCAAATAGTTTCGCGAGGCGATTTTTACACAGCTTACACGCCTTATCAAGCGGAAGTTTCCCAGGGTTCACTCCAAATGATGTTCGAATTTCAAACGATGATGTGCGAACTAACCGGAATGGGAATTTCTAACGCTTCCATGTACGATGGTGCATCGGCAACCGCCGAAGCCGCGCTCATGGCGGCAAGATTCATGAAAAAAGACAAGATACTCGTTGCCGATTCACTTCATCCCGAATACCTTCAAACCATAAATACGTACGTAAGTGGGCCTCAGTTGAAAATAGAAACCATTCAACACGACGAAAGCGGCATGCTTTCGGTTGAAGATTTGAAAGCAAAAATAGATGAAGAAACTGCGGGTGTTATCGTTCAATATCCGAATTTCTTCGGTGTCATCGAGGATCTGAAAGCCATAAGGGAAGCGTCAAAAGACGTTCTCATGATCGTCGTGGTTAACCCCATCTCTTTGGGAGTGTTGGAAGCTCCTGGAAACTTTGGAGCGGACATCGTTACGGGAGATGGACAACCGCTTGGAATTCCAATGAATTTTGGAGGCCCTTCCTTCGGAATATTCGCAATAAGGGACGATAAAAGATTGGTCAGAACGATGCCTGGAAGGATAATAGGAGAAACGGTGGATGTGGATGGAAAACGCGGGTACGTTATGACACTTCAAGCAAGAGAGCAGCATATACGCCGCGCAAAGGCCACATCCAACATCTGCTCAAATCACGCATTGGGAACGCTTTACGCCGCCACGTATCTTTCGTTGGTAGGACCCGAAGGATTAAGAGAAATAGGCGAAAACAACATTTCGAAATCCCACTATCTCTTGGAGCGTCTCGAAAAAACCGGACACTTTAAAAGGAAATTCAGTGGGGAATTCTTCAACGAATTCGTCGTGGAAACAGATCTCAACATATTCAAGCTTAAGAGAAAACTCCTTAAAAATGACATAATAGGGCCTTTAGATCTCGGGATGTTCGGTGGAACAAAGAGCAAACTGAAAAAGCTCCTTTCCAAAAACGATCTGCTTTTCTGTACCACGGAAGCAAATACCGCCGAAGACATAGAGCGCTTGCTTTCCGTTGTGGAGGCGATGTGA
- the gcvPB gene encoding aminomethyl-transferring glycine dehydrogenase subunit GcvPB — MELIFEISKKGRRGFIPPKMDVKPYKINSKFARKNAPKLPEVTEGDVVRHYTNLSRLNYAVDTGFYPLGSCTMKYNPKLNERVASFPGFSEIHPYQDQKTIQGALELMYELEEALKKITGMDAMTLQPAAGAHGEYTGIAIIRQYHRSRRDFKRDEIIVPDSAHGTNPASSAMNGFKVIEIKSDDHGMVDVNELKKVVGPHTAGMMLTNPNTLGIFEENILEIAKTVHDAGGLMYYDGANLNAIMGQVRPGDMGFDVVHLNLHKTFSTPHGMGGPGSGPVGVKEFLKDFLPVPRVVKKKDKYALDYSSKKTIGRVRSFYGNFTVLVKAYAYILTMGEEGIKRASEMAVLNANYLRVAISKLLEVPHNSICMHEFVASTTPLQDKGIKALDVVKRMLDYGIHPPTVYFPLIVHEDIMVEPTETESKDTLDRFIEIVKEIVEEAKKDPENLKTAPHTTPVRRLDDTRAARYPVLRWKSE; from the coding sequence ATGGAATTGATATTCGAAATATCCAAAAAAGGCAGAAGGGGATTCATTCCTCCAAAGATGGACGTAAAGCCGTACAAGATTAACTCCAAATTCGCCAGAAAAAACGCACCAAAGCTTCCTGAAGTTACCGAAGGAGACGTTGTAAGGCACTACACAAACCTCTCAAGGCTAAATTACGCAGTCGACACGGGCTTCTATCCGTTGGGCTCTTGTACGATGAAATACAATCCCAAATTGAACGAAAGGGTTGCAAGCTTCCCAGGATTCTCTGAGATACATCCGTATCAGGATCAGAAGACCATCCAAGGCGCGCTCGAACTCATGTATGAACTTGAAGAAGCTCTCAAAAAAATAACGGGCATGGACGCGATGACGCTTCAACCCGCAGCTGGCGCGCACGGCGAATACACCGGAATAGCCATAATAAGGCAATACCACAGAAGCAGAAGAGACTTTAAAAGGGACGAAATCATAGTTCCAGATTCCGCTCACGGAACAAACCCGGCCTCTTCGGCGATGAATGGCTTCAAAGTGATAGAGATAAAGTCAGACGATCATGGAATGGTCGATGTTAACGAACTGAAAAAAGTGGTTGGCCCTCATACGGCAGGCATGATGCTTACCAATCCAAACACGTTGGGTATATTTGAAGAAAACATCCTGGAAATAGCCAAAACCGTTCACGATGCCGGCGGCTTGATGTATTACGACGGCGCGAACCTTAACGCCATAATGGGACAGGTTAGACCTGGCGATATGGGATTTGACGTTGTCCATCTCAATCTCCACAAAACCTTCTCAACGCCTCATGGCATGGGTGGACCAGGCTCTGGACCGGTTGGAGTTAAAGAATTCCTTAAAGATTTCTTGCCGGTTCCAAGGGTCGTCAAGAAAAAAGACAAGTACGCACTTGATTATTCAAGCAAAAAAACCATCGGCAGGGTGAGAAGCTTCTACGGAAACTTCACGGTTTTGGTCAAAGCTTACGCTTACATCCTTACGATGGGCGAAGAAGGAATAAAACGCGCAAGCGAAATGGCGGTACTCAACGCCAATTACTTAAGAGTGGCCATTTCCAAGCTCCTTGAAGTACCTCATAACAGTATATGCATGCACGAATTCGTGGCAAGCACGACGCCACTTCAAGACAAGGGAATAAAGGCGTTGGACGTTGTGAAACGCATGCTTGACTACGGAATTCATCCACCGACGGTTTACTTTCCACTCATCGTTCATGAAGACATCATGGTAGAACCTACGGAAACGGAATCGAAAGATACGCTCGATAGATTCATAGAAATAGTAAAAGAAATAGTGGAAGAAGCCAAAAAAGACCCAGAAAACCTTAAAACCGCACCGCATACAACGCCGGTTAGGCGTCTGGACGACACACGCGCCGCAAGATATCCCGTTTTGAGGTGGAAATCAGAATGA
- a CDS encoding MutS-related protein — protein sequence MIRKTPEQSAPAFFDEQTKNFISFEEIVNPFKPLSIFAKKDFLHLQPLNEEELKTNYEFLRKVEKCEKSRNRIEHILSDFHEISASLKTLEKGTSTSVDIFEIKRFIHHHKILKELTDSCLGGYFTSLQDIWEILDPQNSASYAFAPFNETIEKLTKKCVKLQSKIGALYKVQAEKVEKAFGIKVKDRKFILKRRKSKEILSSDLVMVEREGIQSYTFVLRPTDEILSLERELSDCENALKIAQDKEVKRLCDTLSQHVERLKEEKRKISELDLSLAKLRGLKWGWTYPEFDSKMDIRFAFHPEIKHSVEEMEYTYTPLNGVFEKGLTMIFGPNMGGKTTTLKTIGLLCALASYGFLVPAKSVILPYIKWIRYIGSDEGNNGLSKFAKQMDSMAKTISFPQNGLILIDEFGAGTNPYEGEALATALAKELNRRNDFSIMVTHYRKTIEDVKCKKYTMGRINFEDEITSENVYSKIDHHLIDGAKVELGDAIKLAKILGLPDSVIEVAKRLLE from the coding sequence ATGATAAGAAAAACGCCGGAGCAATCCGCTCCGGCATTTTTCGATGAACAAACCAAGAATTTCATCTCATTCGAAGAAATCGTAAATCCCTTCAAACCCCTAAGCATCTTCGCAAAAAAGGATTTTCTTCATCTTCAACCCCTAAACGAAGAGGAATTGAAAACGAATTATGAATTCTTGAGAAAAGTTGAAAAATGTGAAAAATCCAGAAACAGAATAGAGCACATTTTAAGCGACTTTCACGAAATTTCGGCAAGCTTGAAAACTCTGGAAAAAGGCACATCCACAAGCGTGGACATCTTTGAGATAAAAAGGTTCATTCATCATCATAAAATTTTGAAAGAGTTAACCGATAGCTGTCTTGGAGGATATTTCACTTCACTGCAAGATATATGGGAAATACTTGACCCACAAAACAGCGCCTCCTATGCCTTCGCCCCTTTCAACGAAACCATAGAAAAACTGACAAAAAAGTGCGTAAAACTTCAATCGAAAATAGGTGCTCTTTACAAAGTGCAAGCGGAAAAGGTCGAAAAAGCATTTGGGATAAAAGTAAAAGATAGGAAGTTCATCTTGAAAAGAAGAAAATCCAAAGAAATACTCTCTTCAGATTTGGTAATGGTGGAAAGAGAGGGAATACAAAGTTACACGTTCGTTCTGAGGCCCACAGATGAAATACTGTCGCTTGAAAGGGAACTATCGGATTGTGAAAACGCACTGAAAATCGCTCAGGATAAAGAGGTAAAGCGCCTTTGCGATACGCTTTCACAGCACGTAGAACGTTTAAAAGAAGAAAAGCGTAAGATATCCGAACTTGATCTGTCGCTTGCAAAGCTTCGTGGATTGAAATGGGGGTGGACTTACCCTGAATTCGATTCAAAAATGGACATACGCTTCGCATTTCATCCCGAAATAAAACACAGTGTTGAAGAAATGGAATACACTTACACGCCCTTAAACGGTGTATTTGAAAAAGGCTTAACGATGATCTTCGGTCCGAACATGGGAGGCAAAACGACGACGCTCAAAACTATCGGTTTACTTTGCGCGTTGGCATCTTATGGATTCTTGGTGCCAGCGAAATCCGTTATTTTGCCATACATAAAATGGATAAGGTACATAGGATCAGACGAAGGAAACAACGGCCTTTCGAAATTTGCAAAACAGATGGATTCCATGGCAAAAACGATTTCCTTTCCTCAAAACGGACTTATCTTGATAGATGAATTCGGTGCAGGCACGAATCCTTACGAAGGCGAAGCGCTGGCAACTGCCCTGGCCAAAGAACTTAATAGAAGAAATGATTTTTCGATAATGGTTACTCACTACAGAAAAACGATAGAAGATGTGAAATGCAAAAAGTACACGATGGGGCGTATAAATTTTGAAGATGAAATCACGTCAGAAAACGTTTATTCAAAAATAGATCACCATCTCATCGATGGCGCAAAAGTTGAACTTGGAGATGCCATAAAGCTTGCAAAAATCCTTGGCTTGCCTGATAGTGTCATTGAGGTGGCAAAAAGGTTGCTTGAATAG
- a CDS encoding type II secretion system protein — protein sequence MKGKKGFTYIELLVAIAVTGVLLTLLSMMVYDLTQKTELAIHRMNAISEANLVNSILVQNLEKAEPEGEEELKMLGNSVRYKVVVPLVKTYFTNQITFSSTEIFLYSKPYTQSDFSGEPYFTYQSQISMPASATVNFISLSLGKLKYNIKVKAPLSPVESTFTIALLNLQ from the coding sequence ATGAAAGGGAAAAAAGGCTTTACTTATATAGAACTTTTGGTAGCGATAGCAGTAACAGGCGTGCTCCTCACCCTGTTGAGTATGATGGTATATGATTTAACGCAAAAAACAGAATTAGCAATTCACAGAATGAATGCAATATCAGAGGCCAACTTGGTAAATTCAATCCTTGTTCAAAATCTTGAAAAAGCAGAACCGGAGGGTGAAGAAGAACTTAAAATGCTTGGAAATTCTGTGCGCTATAAAGTAGTTGTTCCCTTGGTAAAGACATATTTCACCAACCAGATAACTTTTAGCTCTACTGAAATATTCTTGTATAGTAAGCCATACACTCAAAGTGATTTTTCGGGAGAACCTTATTTTACTTACCAATCTCAGATCTCAATGCCAGCAAGCGCAACGGTGAATTTTATAAGTCTAAGCCTTGGCAAACTCAAATACAACATAAAAGTCAAAGCCCCACTTTCCCCTGTGGAATCAACATTTACCATTGCACTTTTAAATCTTCAATAG
- a CDS encoding GGDEF domain-containing protein, whose translation MKARFLIVIIVAIVIMGGVLSISNDMKRYSLLMLNETKAYSLNVSEYLDEVLSAVSNMKFVAFPSATSTIIKGYALMNLDGKVVYSFNIPDNLVGRNSDDYKYAILNGKYISPFSKSADGSPLVTISSRTSDDEHIAVVRVSFMKSGIADSFLVDKTGLGVNTNDMKWRNLLSLVALDENGIILKNGMIFFLEPVGLSGYEVVVEKSFWHIVLKVLSTSLYIWTLVLFLLLLLVILVYRHTVKRTMPLVRFANFIRSLDTFKKWEKEPQTELTFKYNQLVEEHEKLDKDYSELIKNMSETNVELVEMNKLLIEFSLLFNEVKAERKSLEEALRIAFRRMLDFSKPISGIGMKYRKMEIYLGTVNAFNFETGGDGKIIMELKTDSSKVKYVINFDRFIINERTEEMIRTLIYHITTFLSMYEFLEKSKNSMKYDPLTELLTRQEFEELMKREEALAKRENKLLTFMMIDIKEMRAFNEKYGRLNGDVLLKFVAKVINENVRLTDIASRFGEDEFLVCFYGMKKEDGMRKCEQIVNQIHEFRYEVKVKYVVLTYPLDGEDIPKLLSSLEKSLKNGEE comes from the coding sequence ATGAAAGCGAGATTCTTGATCGTCATCATCGTTGCGATCGTGATAATGGGTGGTGTGCTTTCAATATCTAACGACATGAAAAGATATTCGCTTTTAATGTTGAATGAAACAAAAGCTTACTCTTTAAACGTTTCAGAGTATTTGGATGAGGTGCTTTCGGCGGTTTCAAATATGAAATTCGTTGCGTTTCCCTCTGCCACTTCAACGATTATAAAAGGCTACGCCTTGATGAATCTGGACGGAAAAGTGGTTTACAGTTTTAACATCCCTGATAATTTGGTGGGAAGAAATTCAGATGATTACAAGTACGCCATTTTAAACGGAAAATACATTTCTCCATTTTCTAAATCTGCCGATGGTTCACCCTTGGTAACAATATCCTCCAGGACCTCAGATGATGAACACATCGCAGTTGTGAGGGTAAGTTTTATGAAGAGTGGAATTGCGGATTCGTTTCTGGTGGATAAAACCGGGCTTGGTGTGAACACCAATGACATGAAATGGAGAAATCTCTTATCTCTCGTGGCACTTGATGAAAACGGAATAATTTTGAAAAACGGAATGATTTTCTTCTTGGAGCCGGTAGGATTAAGCGGTTACGAGGTTGTAGTGGAGAAATCGTTTTGGCATATTGTGCTTAAAGTGCTAAGCACTTCTTTGTATATCTGGACTCTTGTTCTTTTCCTCCTGTTGTTGTTGGTTATTTTGGTTTACCGCCATACTGTTAAAAGGACTATGCCGCTCGTTAGATTTGCAAACTTTATAAGAAGTCTTGATACTTTTAAAAAATGGGAAAAAGAGCCTCAAACTGAGCTTACTTTCAAATACAACCAGTTGGTTGAAGAGCATGAAAAACTGGATAAAGATTACTCCGAACTCATTAAAAACATGAGCGAGACGAATGTAGAGCTCGTTGAGATGAACAAACTTCTCATAGAATTTTCGTTGTTGTTTAACGAAGTAAAAGCGGAAAGAAAGAGTTTGGAAGAGGCGTTAAGAATTGCTTTCAGAAGAATGCTTGATTTCTCGAAGCCTATCAGTGGTATAGGTATGAAGTACAGAAAAATGGAAATATATCTAGGCACGGTCAACGCTTTTAATTTCGAAACCGGTGGCGACGGGAAAATCATCATGGAACTTAAAACGGATTCCAGTAAGGTTAAATATGTTATAAACTTTGACAGATTCATCATAAATGAAAGAACAGAAGAAATGATAAGAACGCTTATCTATCACATAACGACGTTTTTATCGATGTACGAATTCCTCGAAAAAAGCAAGAATTCCATGAAGTATGACCCGTTAACGGAGTTGCTAACACGTCAGGAATTTGAGGAGCTGATGAAACGAGAAGAGGCGCTGGCGAAGCGTGAAAACAAGCTTTTAACGTTTATGATGATAGACATTAAGGAAATGAGAGCTTTTAACGAAAAATATGGACGTCTTAACGGCGATGTTCTTTTGAAATTCGTAGCTAAAGTCATAAATGAAAACGTCCGCCTCACGGATATAGCATCACGTTTTGGAGAAGACGAATTTTTGGTATGCTTCTACGGAATGAAAAAAGAAGATGGAATGAGAAAATGCGAACAAATAGTCAATCAAATCCATGAGTTTAGGTATGAAGTCAAGGTAAAATATGTTGTTTTGACCTATCCGTTAGATGGAGAAGATATACCAAAACTTCTCTCTTCGCTTGAAAAAAGTTTGAAAAATGGTGAAGAGTAA